The Oreochromis niloticus isolate F11D_XX linkage group LG13, O_niloticus_UMD_NMBU, whole genome shotgun sequence genome has a window encoding:
- the sult6b1 gene encoding sulfotransferase 6B1 — translation MSGEEPVGPLQAKMLKAKEISDEEKLYRYNGVLYSTLLSPEEHLKCLEKMQAREDDIMLVAYPKCGFNWMVGVMRKIIAAATGVKSESKIPPLMEFYGPENLKKVDEAPSPRFLGTHLHPNNIPASFYEKKTKILVVFRNPKDTMVSFYHFSNSNPALPSAKSWDTFYSQFMSGEVAWGSYFDHALGWEKKMDDPNVMVVTYEEMKQDLSESIRKVSSFYGFSLTDAQVQQIADASTFKAMKESSASSHGNMGNVFFRKGEVGDWKNHFTPEQSREMDEVFNKRLAGTKIGAKLNYQAHCQ, via the exons ATGAGCGGCGAGGAACCGGTGGGCCCACTGCAGGCCAAGATGCTGAAGGCGAAGGAGATCAGCGACGAGGAGAAGCTGTACAGATACAATGGTGTGCTGTACTCGACCCTCCTGTCTCCCGAGGAGCATTTAAAGTGTCTGGAGAAGATGCAGGCCAGAGAGGATGACATCATGCTGGTGGCTTACCCCAAATGTG gtTTCAACTGGATGGTCGGGGTGATGAGGAAGATCATCGCAGCGGCTACAGGGGTGAAGTCGGAAAGCAAAATCCCGCCGCTGATGGAGTTTTATGGACCAGAAAATTTAAAG AAAGTGGATGAAGCTCCTTCTCCAAGATTTCTGGGGACTCACCTTCACCCCAACAACATCCCTGCTTCCTTCTATGAAAAGAAGACTAAG ATTCTGGTGGTCTTCAGAAACCCTAAGGACACAATGGTCTCCTTCTATCATTTCTCCAACAGCAACCCGGCGCTCCCATCCGCAAAGTCCTGGGACACCTTCTACTCCCAGTTCATGAGTGGAGAAG TTGCCTGGGGGTCATACTTTGACCACGCCTTAGGTTGGGAGAAGAAGATGGACGACCCCAATGTCATGGTCGTTACGTATGAAGAGATGAAGCAG GACCTGAGCGAGAGCATCCGTAAGGTCTCCAGCTTCTACGGCTTCAGCCTGACGGATGCTCAGGTGCAGCAGATCGCAGACGCGAGCACCTTTAAAGCCATGAAGGAGAGCTCTGCCAGCTCTCACGGCAATATGGGGAATGTCTTCTTCAGGAAAG GTGAGGTTGGAGACTGGAAGAATCATTTCACACCAGAGCAGAGCCGAGAGATGGACGAGGTCTTCAACAAACGTCTGGCAGGGACCAAGATAGGAGCCAAACTTAACTACCAAGCGCACTGTCAGTAG